Proteins encoded together in one Acanthopagrus latus isolate v.2019 chromosome 19, fAcaLat1.1, whole genome shotgun sequence window:
- the LOC119008686 gene encoding cyclic nucleotide-gated cation channel beta-3-like produces the protein MFGKFKGLFSGPQPPAASGTPKASPAPAPAPAPAPAPAPAPAPAPPPAPAPAPAKEEKPANKENEAKTVDKPQESAPAPASASTPAPAPTPAPAPAPAPAPAPAAAPANPDQAAPEGQEEAPPPPPPIVINKYSDEQLRAIIKRMRERLELYREKVVDQYASSPEISPPVTPLLLKDDYTRVIEERKRQAEEDRIKKEEADQKKKEEQEKKKKEAEEKKKEDEEKKKAEAAEQEKTVEKKALQTRLKEAYWSTVDALLKPIEDQMDSVLGTTIDPFTDRRYIAWLSLVTLAFNYNVWFVTARLCFPYHNESANPQWLAIDLVADLIYLVDAIIFQPRKQFVKGGDIIKDRVMTKQNYRDSERFTADMICLLPFDLLYFQFGFKSIFRANRLLKADTFFEFSDRLESIMAKAYIWRVIRTIGYLLFMLHINACIYYVASDYQGIGKTKWVYSGEGSAYLSCFFYAEKSLLMIAELPIPDTMFGQIFQMTNYLFGALFMSIFLAQMRDVIGAATAGQTYFRASMDGTVEYMVNNNIPALVQNRVRTWYTYTWDAQGMLDESELLDKMPLVMRTAIAVDINLSTFQKIDLFKGCDQQMLVDMLLRLKSIIYLPGDFVVKKGDIGKEMYIIKSGAVQVVGGPDNSIVFVTLKAGCVFGEISLLQSSKDGGNRRTANVKAYGFANLFVLEKKDLFDILVHYPESQKVLARKGRKLMRAKGPAAAKAEEEKKKGLALFGPKPPTPKLLRAFGGTINRGIIDKMKNAA, from the exons ATGTTCGGCAAGTTTAAGGGCCTTTTCAGTGGCCCGCAGCCACCGGCAGCTTCAGGGACCCCCAAAGCATCACCTGCCCCTGCCCCTGCCCCTGCCCCTGCCCCTGCCCCGGCCCCGGCTCCGGCTCCggctccacctcctgctccagctccagctccagccaaG gaggagaagcCAGCTAATAAGGAGAATGAGGCCAAGACGGTGGACAAGCCGCAGG AGTCGGCTCCGGCCCCAGCCAGTGCTTCTACTCCTGCTCCGGCACCAACACCGGCCCCGGCCCCGGCacctgctccagctccagcccCTGCAGCGGCTCCAGCTAACCCTGATCAAGCTGCTCCTGAAGG CCAAGAGGAggccccacctccccctccacccatTGTCATCAACAAGTATTCAGATGAACAGCTCCGAGCCATCATCAAACGGATGCGAGAGAGACTGGAGCTGTACAGGGAGAAAGTTGTGGACCAGTATGCCTCATCCCCAGAGATCAGCCCTCCTGTCA CACCTCTGCTTCTCAAAGATGACTACACAAGAGTcatagaggagaggaaaaggcaagcagaggaggatcgtataaagaaggaggaggccgaccagaagaaaaaggaggagcaggagaagaagaagaaggaggcagaggagaagaagaaagaggatgaggagaaaaagaaagcagaggctgcagagcaggagAAAACCGTGGAGAAGAAGGCCTTGCAGACAAGGTTGAAAGAAGCCTACTGGTCTACGGTGGACGCTCTGCTGAAGCCCATCGAGGATCAGATGGACTCTGTGCTTGGGACGACCATCGACCCTTTCACTGACCGTCGCTACATCGCCTGGCTGAGCCTGGTGACCCTGGCCTTCAACTACAATGTCTGGTTTGTCACGGCCCGCCTGTGTTTCCCTTACCACAATGAGAGCGCCAACCCTCAGTGGCTCGCCATCGATTTGGTGGCAGACCTCATCTACTTAGTAGACGCCATCATCTTCCAGCCGCGCAAGCAGTTTGTCAAAGGAGGAGACATCATA aAAGACAGAGTGATGACAAAGCAGAACTACAGGGACTCGGAGAGATTCACG GCGGACATGATCTGCCTCCTTCCGTTCGACTTGCTGTACTTCCAGTTTGGATTCAAATCCATTTTCAGAGCCAACCGTCTGCTGAAG GCAGATACATTTTTCGAGTTCAGCGATCGACTGGAGAGCATCATGGCCAAGGCTTACATCTGGAG AGTGATTCGGACCATCGGCTATCTTCTCTTCATGCTCCACATCAACGCCTGCATCTACTATGTGGCGTCAGACTACCAGGGCATCGGGAAAACTAAATGGGTCTACTCTGGTGAAGGCAGCGC ttACCTCAGCTGCTTCTTCTATGCGGAGAAGTCCCTGCTGATGATCGCTGAGTTGCCGATTCCAGACACCATGTTCGGACAGATCTTTCAGATGACAAACTACCTTTTTGGGGCATTGTTTATGTCCATCTTTCTTGCCCAG ATGAGAGATGTCATCGGTGCAGCCACAGCAGGGCAGACGTACTTCCGAGCCTCCATGGACGGCACCGTGGAGTACATGGTGAACAACAACATCCCTGCTTTAGTGCAGAACCGAGTCCGCACCTGGTACACCTACACCTGGGACGCACAGGGCATGCTGG ATGAGTCCGAGCTGCTGGACAAGATGCCTCTGGTGATGAGAACCGCCATCGCTGTGGACATCAACCTGTCAACCTTTCAGAAGATTGATCTTTTCAAG GGCTGTGACCAGCAGATGTTGGTGGACATGTTGCTGAGGCTCAAGTCTATCATCTACCTACCTGGAGACTTTGTCGTGAAAAAA GGTGACATCGGTAAAGAGATGTACATCATTAAGAGTGGAGcggtgcaggtggtgggaggtCCTGACAACAGTATTGTGTTTGTCACGCTGAAGGCCGGATGTGTGTTTGGAGAAATCAG TCTGCTGCAGTCATCTAAAGATGGAGGCAACAGGAGGACAGCTAATGTAAAAGCGTACGGCTTTGCAAACCTCTTTGTCCTGGAGAAGAAAGACCTGTTTGACATCCTGGTGCACTACCCCGAGTCTCAGAAAGTGTTGGCCAGGAAGGGAAG